Proteins from a single region of Undibacterium sp. KW1:
- a CDS encoding helix-turn-helix transcriptional regulator, translated as MDGLSDQALIQIAHYFSALAEPTRLRILNCLREKEHNVGELAERCSCSQANVSRHLSTLAKHGLVAREGRGTSVYYHIADESIYALCDLVCGNVARQLESQAAILNGANMTNASRNLN; from the coding sequence ATGGACGGATTATCTGATCAGGCTTTGATACAGATTGCCCATTATTTTTCGGCGCTGGCTGAGCCTACCCGTTTGCGCATACTGAATTGCCTGCGCGAAAAAGAACACAATGTAGGTGAACTGGCCGAGCGTTGCTCCTGCTCGCAGGCCAATGTCTCACGCCACCTGTCCACCTTGGCCAAGCATGGCCTGGTAGCTCGCGAAGGCCGTGGTACTTCGGTGTATTACCATATCGCTGATGAGTCTATCTATGCACTGTGCGACCTGGTCTGCGGCAATGTTGCACGGCAACTGGAATCACAGGCAGCGATACTGAATGGTGCGAACATGACGAATGCCAGCCGCAACCTCAACTAG
- a CDS encoding sulfite exporter TauE/SafE family protein — MLISAAELVVVLIGALVGLIMGLTGAGGGILAVPALVYTQGFSMQQAMPVALLAVSSAALIGAIEGLMRKLVRYRAAILMAVAGSLPTLLGVQVAHRMSQQWLMLAFALILGVVAVRLIVQLRSPECDDAQRAAMARINASTGRFEWSFKTGAVIAGIGAVSGFMTGLLGVGGGFVIVPMLRHYTNASMHVAVATSLLVVSIVGTMGVGSALLSGTHLPALLSAMFVATTVGGMLLARRIALQLPAKKVQMIFVALLLCVAASLVYRAVA, encoded by the coding sequence ATGTTGATCTCTGCAGCAGAACTTGTCGTGGTGCTTATCGGTGCCCTGGTTGGCCTTATCATGGGCCTGACCGGGGCCGGTGGCGGCATACTGGCGGTGCCCGCGCTGGTGTATACCCAGGGCTTCAGCATGCAGCAGGCCATGCCTGTGGCCTTGCTGGCCGTCAGTAGCGCAGCCCTCATAGGCGCGATAGAAGGCCTCATGCGCAAGTTGGTGCGTTACCGTGCTGCCATCCTGATGGCAGTGGCTGGCAGCTTGCCTACCCTGCTTGGCGTGCAGGTCGCCCATCGGATGTCCCAGCAATGGCTGATGCTGGCGTTCGCCCTGATACTGGGTGTGGTGGCGGTGAGGTTGATAGTGCAATTGCGTTCGCCTGAATGTGATGATGCGCAGCGTGCCGCCATGGCGCGTATCAATGCCAGTACTGGCCGCTTTGAATGGTCATTCAAGACCGGTGCCGTGATCGCTGGCATAGGCGCAGTATCCGGTTTCATGACAGGCTTGCTGGGTGTGGGTGGTGGCTTTGTCATCGTCCCCATGCTCAGGCATTACACCAATGCCAGCATGCATGTGGCGGTGGCGACTTCACTGCTGGTCGTCAGCATAGTCGGTACGATGGGAGTAGGGTCTGCCTTGCTGAGTGGTACCCATTTGCCAGCTTTGCTGTCAGCCATGTTTGTTGCGACTACGGTAGGTGGCATGTTGCTGGCAAGACGCATCGCCTTGCAGTTGCCAGCAAAAAAAGTACAGATGATCTTCGTTGCTTTGCTCTTGTGTGTTGCAGCGAGCCTGGTTTATCGTGCTGTGGCCTAG
- a CDS encoding DUF2892 domain-containing protein — protein MTSWQIVRIVAGCFILLSLALGMPGSPLFVDQWWLAFTAFVGANLLQSGITKWCLMESILRKLGVRAGN, from the coding sequence ATGACTAGCTGGCAAATCGTTCGTATCGTTGCAGGTTGCTTTATTCTACTTAGCCTGGCGCTTGGCATGCCCGGTAGCCCCCTGTTTGTTGATCAATGGTGGCTGGCTTTCACCGCTTTTGTCGGAGCAAACCTGTTGCAGAGCGGCATCACTAAATGGTGCTTGATGGAAAGTATATTGCGCAAGCTGGGTGTGCGGGCGGGCAACTGA
- a CDS encoding MBL fold metallo-hydrolase — MNPTVQSYFDTQTCTATHIVFDAPGGQAAVIDPVLNYEPKSGRTTTKSADQVLAFLATNNLQLQWLLETHAHADHLSGAQYLKKKAGGQIAIGEKITQVQKTFKTLFNLEQEFPVNGTQFDVLFAADAKFSIGQLAAQALYVPGHTAADVAYLIGDAIFVGDTMFMPDVGTARCDFPGGDASQLYHSIQKLLSFPPETRLFLCHDYPPAGREVCTQTTVASQKASNIHVRDGIAEADFVAMRGKRDAGLEMPYLLIPAIQVNIRAGAMPAAESNGVHYLKIPVNGL; from the coding sequence ATGAACCCTACAGTACAAAGTTACTTTGATACGCAAACCTGCACTGCCACCCACATCGTATTTGATGCGCCCGGTGGCCAGGCAGCAGTGATAGACCCGGTACTGAATTACGAACCCAAGTCAGGGCGTACCACCACAAAATCTGCCGATCAGGTGCTGGCATTTCTGGCGACTAATAACTTGCAACTGCAGTGGCTGCTGGAGACCCATGCCCACGCCGATCATTTATCGGGGGCACAGTACCTGAAAAAAAAGGCTGGCGGACAGATTGCGATAGGCGAAAAAATCACTCAAGTACAAAAGACCTTCAAGACCCTGTTCAATCTTGAACAGGAATTTCCTGTCAATGGCACGCAATTCGATGTGCTGTTTGCTGCAGATGCAAAATTCTCCATAGGCCAGTTAGCTGCACAGGCGCTGTATGTTCCCGGCCACACCGCGGCTGATGTGGCCTACCTTATTGGTGATGCCATTTTTGTTGGCGATACCATGTTCATGCCAGATGTGGGAACTGCACGTTGTGATTTTCCTGGCGGTGATGCCAGCCAGTTATATCACTCCATACAAAAACTCCTGTCCTTCCCGCCCGAGACCCGGCTGTTCCTGTGCCACGACTATCCACCTGCGGGCCGTGAAGTCTGTACGCAAACCACAGTCGCCAGCCAGAAGGCCAGCAATATCCATGTGCGCGACGGCATCGCTGAAGCAGATTTTGTGGCAATGCGGGGCAAGCGGGATGCCGGACTGGAAATGCCCTACCTGCTGATCCCGGCCATACAAGTCAACATACGGGCAGGGGCAATGCCAGCGGCTGAATCGAATGGTGTCCACTACCTCAAAATCCCGGTGAACGGGCTTTGA
- a CDS encoding DUF4214 domain-containing protein → MASIKVTQCGMLITYTTEPSSNISTGPNGGYYKGLSTTIEWTGINLVYQDPNTVMPTSGTITSFTTTGANGTDQLSITGINYQIQASDLNLPLDQRLGKLLMGNDNWTGTTGNETFVYGLGNDNFDGGAGFDTLFTNVSASAFSIDKTGNDFSLTVTQKGMNITSQVSKLSNIERIQFPDKMIALDLDGNAGQAYRLYQAAFNRTPDKAGLGYWIGQLDKGAENLNHVAAGFVNSAEFKQMYGANILTIPS, encoded by the coding sequence ATGGCGAGTATCAAAGTAACCCAGTGTGGCATGCTCATCACGTACACGACCGAACCTTCCAGCAATATTTCTACCGGCCCGAATGGCGGTTACTACAAGGGCCTGTCGACCACCATAGAATGGACAGGCATCAATCTTGTATATCAGGACCCGAATACCGTCATGCCTACCAGCGGCACCATCACTTCGTTCACGACGACGGGCGCGAATGGCACGGATCAGTTGAGCATTACCGGCATCAATTATCAGATCCAGGCTTCAGACCTGAACCTGCCTCTTGACCAGCGCCTCGGTAAATTATTGATGGGCAATGATAACTGGACAGGTACGACAGGCAACGAGACTTTTGTGTATGGTCTGGGCAATGACAATTTTGACGGCGGCGCAGGTTTTGACACACTCTTCACCAATGTCTCTGCCAGTGCTTTTTCCATCGACAAAACTGGCAATGACTTTTCCCTGACGGTGACTCAGAAGGGCATGAATATCACCAGCCAGGTCAGCAAGCTCAGCAATATAGAGAGAATACAGTTTCCGGACAAGATGATCGCCCTGGACCTGGATGGCAACGCAGGCCAGGCTTATCGCCTGTACCAGGCAGCATTTAACCGTACGCCTGACAAGGCCGGCCTCGGTTACTGGATAGGCCAGCTCGACAAGGGTGCAGAAAACCTCAATCATGTGGCAGCAGGCTTCGTCAATTCGGCTGAATTCAAGCAAATGTATGGCGCCAATATTCTGACAATACCTTCCTGA
- a CDS encoding DUF4214 domain-containing protein has product MLHRTPDQAGFDYWNGRISAGITRPDILASFSESTENTAQVIGQISHGIEYIPYN; this is encoded by the coding sequence GTGTTGCACCGCACCCCTGACCAGGCAGGTTTTGATTACTGGAATGGCCGTATTTCTGCGGGCATAACGCGTCCGGACATCTTGGCCAGTTTCAGCGAAAGCACAGAAAACACTGCCCAGGTGATAGGACAAATTTCACACGGGATTGAATACATCCCCTACAATTAA
- a CDS encoding 6-phosphofructokinase, whose translation MTASIKRIAISTGGGDAPGLNAVIRSVVLAAAQRGWECYGIREGFNGILLPERYPHNGVTRLTVDQVRGIGHLGGTILGTTNHGNPLRFATTMPDGSVHEIDRSADIHDYLKKMDIDALVCIGGDGTLTIANALHLQGLRVVGVPKTIDNDLDKTFTTFGFDTAVSFATECVDRLHSTAESHQRIMVVEVMGRYAGWIALHAGIAANAHAIVIPEIPYDIQKIAAMIRQRDANGRHYSIVLAAEGALPVGGQHLVQATAGNGYVERLGGVGEQLAHELQQLTGKEARAVVLGHLLRGGSPTAFDRLSAMRFGAAAVRALDEGHSGIMVALAFPNVNYVALEEVAGRMKAVPMDSDTLQTGRDIGICFGD comes from the coding sequence ATGACGGCAAGTATCAAGCGCATCGCCATCAGTACAGGTGGCGGCGACGCACCAGGTTTGAATGCAGTCATACGTTCAGTAGTACTGGCTGCGGCCCAGCGCGGCTGGGAATGCTATGGCATACGTGAAGGATTCAACGGCATCCTGTTGCCTGAGCGTTACCCGCATAACGGCGTGACCCGCCTGACTGTAGATCAGGTACGCGGGATAGGGCATCTGGGCGGCACCATACTGGGCACCACCAATCATGGTAACCCGCTGCGCTTTGCCACTACCATGCCTGATGGCAGTGTGCACGAAATCGACCGCAGTGCAGATATCCATGATTACCTGAAAAAAATGGATATTGATGCCCTGGTCTGCATAGGTGGTGATGGCACACTGACGATTGCCAATGCCCTGCACCTGCAAGGCCTGCGTGTAGTGGGTGTACCCAAGACCATAGACAATGATCTTGACAAGACTTTTACCACTTTTGGCTTTGACACTGCCGTCTCGTTCGCGACTGAATGCGTAGATCGCCTGCACAGTACTGCAGAAAGCCACCAGCGCATCATGGTGGTAGAAGTGATGGGACGCTATGCCGGCTGGATAGCGCTGCACGCTGGCATTGCTGCCAACGCACATGCGATCGTCATACCGGAAATACCGTATGACATACAAAAAATAGCAGCGATGATACGCCAGCGTGATGCAAATGGCCGCCACTATTCCATCGTACTGGCAGCCGAAGGAGCTTTGCCTGTCGGCGGCCAGCACCTCGTGCAGGCTACGGCCGGTAATGGTTATGTAGAGCGGCTGGGAGGGGTGGGAGAGCAACTGGCGCATGAGCTGCAGCAACTGACAGGAAAAGAAGCTCGTGCCGTCGTCCTGGGCCACCTTTTACGTGGCGGCAGCCCTACTGCCTTCGACCGCTTGTCAGCCATGCGCTTTGGTGCCGCTGCCGTGCGTGCCCTGGATGAAGGCCATTCTGGCATCATGGTCGCACTGGCTTTTCCCAACGTGAATTATGTGGCACTGGAAGAAGTGGCTGGCCGCATGAAAGCCGTGCCCATGGATAGTGATACTTTGCAGACAGGCCGGGACATAGGCATCTGTTTTGGCGACTAA
- a CDS encoding efflux RND transporter permease subunit — protein sequence MNTLGHSGRIARFFQTAQITPLLALVAFLLGIFAIFVTPREEEPQINVTMANVLIPFPGASVRQVEQQVAIPAEQLLSQIANVEHVTSVSRPGMAIMTVQFQVGVPRTEALVRLYDLVHSKRDWLPASLGVQEAIVKPKGIEDVPIIALTLWSKNPQSAAYDLERVAHGMEAELKRVKGTRDISTIGGPGRAINIELDPARLAANGLTVADLQSSLQAVNLGLPAGELTRANHSIAIDAGPFLQDARAVSEVVVGVRAGKPVFMEDVAKVSDGALPASAYVWHGQTGKGAAEYPAVTIAISKQTGQNAVAVADAVKQRVAELRNTLIPADVEVSMTRNYGQTADDKAKKLIQKLLFATASVVALVFIALGRREAAIVGTAVILTLTVTLFASWAWGFTLNRVSLFALIFSIGILVDDAIVVVENIHRHQTLFPDQSLTDIIPAAVDEVGGPTILATLTVIAALLPMAFVSGLMGPYMSPIPINASMGMLLSLAIAFIVTPWLARIWMKPGHGKHESKVQKKIANIFARIFRPFLDERKGRVNGWKLTLAIFALIAMSIVLPVLGWVQLKMLPFDNKSEFQIVVDMPAGSPVEKTAAVLRELGAYLSQVPEVADYQAYAGAAAPINFNGLVRQYYLRTGGEVGDLQVNLVDKHHRSEQSHAIASRLRPALQQIGQRFSANVKIVEVPPGPPVQAAIVAEIYGPTEEGRQQVAKAVRAVFNKTGGVVDVDDSSIVNAPRKVLLVDQRKAASLGISQAAIVTTLRAGLHGDAASYLHDESRYATAIQLQLPVREQGSLDSLLNLNVRSAQGKLVPLRELVTISDTVREQPVFHKDGLAVNYVTADMAGATDSPLYGMFAMRGELAKIIAPDGGKLQEFFIQAPSDPYRGYSLKWDGEWQITYETFRDMGAAYAVGLVLIYLLVVAQFGSYLTPLIIMAPIPLTIIGVMPGHALLGAQYTATSMIGMIALAGIIVRNSILLVDFIRLQLSAGMAFREAVVSSAITRAQPIVLTGFAAMLGAFFILDDPIFNGLAISLIFGILVSTLLTLVVIPLLYYRAYKNHPDFQQGVSS from the coding sequence ATGAACACATTGGGACACTCTGGCCGCATCGCCCGGTTTTTTCAGACTGCACAAATCACACCCTTGCTGGCACTGGTCGCCTTTTTGCTTGGCATCTTTGCCATCTTCGTCACTCCCCGTGAAGAGGAACCGCAAATCAATGTGACCATGGCGAATGTGCTGATCCCTTTTCCGGGTGCCTCGGTCAGGCAGGTAGAACAGCAAGTGGCGATACCGGCAGAACAACTGCTGAGCCAGATCGCCAATGTAGAACATGTGACGTCGGTATCGCGCCCCGGCATGGCCATCATGACAGTGCAATTTCAGGTGGGAGTTCCACGTACGGAGGCACTGGTGCGCCTGTATGACCTGGTGCACAGCAAGCGCGACTGGTTGCCTGCCAGCCTGGGCGTGCAGGAAGCCATTGTCAAACCCAAAGGCATAGAGGATGTGCCCATCATCGCACTTACCTTATGGAGCAAGAATCCGCAAAGCGCAGCCTATGATCTGGAAAGGGTTGCCCATGGCATGGAGGCTGAACTCAAACGTGTCAAAGGCACGCGTGACATCAGCACTATTGGTGGCCCCGGACGCGCCATCAATATTGAACTCGACCCTGCCAGGCTGGCAGCGAATGGCCTGACCGTGGCAGATCTGCAAAGCAGCCTGCAAGCGGTCAACCTGGGTTTGCCTGCCGGTGAGCTGACGCGTGCTAACCATAGCATTGCCATTGATGCCGGCCCCTTCCTGCAGGATGCACGCGCTGTATCAGAGGTGGTGGTCGGTGTCAGGGCTGGCAAGCCTGTCTTCATGGAGGATGTGGCAAAAGTAAGCGATGGCGCTTTGCCAGCCAGCGCATATGTCTGGCATGGTCAGACGGGCAAAGGCGCGGCTGAATATCCGGCTGTCACCATCGCCATCAGCAAGCAGACTGGCCAGAATGCAGTCGCCGTTGCCGATGCTGTCAAACAGCGGGTAGCAGAATTGCGCAATACCCTGATACCCGCCGATGTGGAAGTCAGCATGACGCGCAATTACGGCCAGACTGCAGATGACAAGGCCAAAAAACTCATACAGAAATTATTGTTTGCTACCGCCTCGGTCGTGGCCCTGGTCTTCATTGCACTGGGGCGGCGCGAAGCAGCCATCGTTGGTACGGCCGTGATACTAACCCTGACAGTGACACTGTTTGCCTCCTGGGCCTGGGGTTTTACGCTGAACCGGGTATCCCTGTTCGCCCTGATTTTTTCCATAGGCATACTCGTCGATGATGCCATCGTCGTCGTTGAAAACATACACAGGCACCAGACACTGTTCCCGGATCAATCACTGACAGACATCATACCTGCTGCCGTCGATGAGGTCGGCGGCCCCACCATACTCGCGACCCTGACGGTGATTGCAGCGCTCCTGCCCATGGCTTTTGTCAGCGGCCTGATGGGGCCTTATATGAGCCCGATACCCATCAATGCCAGCATGGGCATGCTGTTGTCGCTGGCGATTGCCTTCATCGTCACACCTTGGCTGGCACGCATCTGGATGAAACCGGGCCATGGCAAGCACGAGAGCAAAGTGCAGAAAAAAATAGCTAACATTTTTGCCCGGATATTTAGGCCCTTCCTTGACGAACGTAAAGGAAGGGTGAATGGCTGGAAGCTGACGCTGGCTATCTTTGCATTGATCGCCATGTCCATTGTTTTGCCAGTGCTCGGTTGGGTGCAGTTGAAGATGCTGCCGTTTGATAACAAGTCAGAATTCCAGATCGTTGTCGATATGCCTGCGGGTAGCCCGGTAGAAAAAACAGCAGCAGTCTTGCGCGAACTCGGTGCCTATTTGTCGCAAGTGCCGGAGGTGGCTGACTACCAGGCCTACGCAGGAGCTGCCGCGCCCATCAATTTCAATGGCCTGGTGCGTCAATACTATTTACGTACAGGTGGTGAGGTCGGTGACTTGCAGGTGAACCTGGTTGACAAGCATCACCGCAGCGAGCAGAGCCATGCCATCGCCAGTCGCTTGCGTCCGGCACTCCAGCAAATTGGCCAGCGCTTTTCAGCCAATGTAAAAATAGTGGAAGTGCCACCTGGCCCGCCCGTGCAGGCAGCCATCGTCGCAGAAATTTATGGTCCAACAGAAGAAGGCCGGCAGCAGGTAGCGAAAGCAGTGCGTGCCGTTTTCAACAAGACCGGCGGTGTAGTCGATGTTGATGACAGCAGTATCGTCAATGCGCCACGCAAGGTCTTGCTGGTAGACCAGCGCAAGGCTGCAAGCCTGGGCATCAGCCAGGCTGCTATCGTCACTACCCTGCGTGCCGGTTTGCACGGTGACGCTGCGAGCTATCTGCATGATGAGAGCAGGTATGCGACTGCGATACAGCTACAATTGCCAGTCCGCGAACAAGGCAGTCTCGACAGTTTGCTGAACCTGAATGTCAGGTCAGCACAGGGCAAGCTGGTGCCCCTGCGTGAACTGGTGACTATCTCGGACACTGTGCGTGAACAGCCGGTGTTTCATAAGGACGGTCTGGCGGTTAATTATGTGACTGCCGACATGGCCGGTGCGACCGACAGCCCGCTGTACGGCATGTTTGCCATGCGCGGTGAACTGGCAAAAATCATTGCCCCCGATGGTGGCAAACTCCAGGAATTTTTTATCCAGGCCCCGTCTGATCCCTACCGTGGATACAGCCTGAAATGGGATGGTGAATGGCAGATCACGTATGAAACTTTTCGTGACATGGGCGCAGCTTATGCCGTGGGTCTGGTACTCATTTATCTGCTGGTTGTGGCGCAGTTTGGCTCTTACCTGACGCCCTTGATCATCATGGCACCGATACCGCTGACCATCATAGGCGTCATGCCTGGCCACGCTTTGCTGGGGGCACAATATACTGCGACGAGCATGATAGGCATGATTGCCCTGGCTGGCATCATCGTCAGGAATTCTATCTTGCTGGTGGATTTTATCCGGCTGCAATTGTCGGCTGGCATGGCATTCCGTGAGGCGGTTGTCAGTTCTGCCATCACCAGGGCGCAGCCGATAGTCCTGACAGGTTTTGCTGCCATGCTCGGTGCCTTCTTCATTCTCGACGATCCCATCTTCAATGGCCTGGCGATCTCGCTGATTTTCGGCATCCTGGTATCGACCCTGCTGACCCTCGTAGTGATACCGCTGTTGTATTACCGCGCTTATAAAAATCACCCTGATTTTCAACAAGGAGTTTCATCATGA
- a CDS encoding efflux RND transporter periplasmic adaptor subunit: MATQNFRSHHLKQVVTAIFALFFLADVMAAELVVAEVRAGNTGGMITADGVVEAVRQTVIAAQISGAITELPAKAAGSMKAGQVLARIDGRAASQQANASQAQVEAARAELQLASKDFERQKQLFARQYISQAQLDRAEAQFKSSSAAAHAQIAGAGAVQTQAGFYALTAPYAGRIADVYVSQGDMVTPGKALMTVFDPAALRVTASLPEASIARLLQGQTVTIEIPALPAAQRIVRLDKFTVLPVTDASTHTVQLRFELPAINNMNGLAPGMFARLQLPVHTQDKGDAARLYVPASAIIRRAELWAVYVVGPQGKPLLRQIKPGPLMGNEQEVLTGVTAGEKVLLHPLTTMAAR; this comes from the coding sequence ATGGCCACCCAAAACTTCCGTTCGCATCATCTGAAGCAAGTAGTTACTGCTATTTTTGCACTATTTTTTCTGGCTGACGTCATGGCGGCTGAACTGGTGGTGGCAGAGGTTAGGGCTGGCAACACTGGCGGCATGATCACCGCCGATGGTGTGGTAGAAGCTGTCAGGCAGACGGTGATCGCCGCCCAGATATCAGGTGCCATTACAGAATTGCCGGCAAAAGCGGCTGGCAGCATGAAGGCCGGGCAAGTGCTGGCCCGTATCGATGGCCGCGCTGCCAGCCAGCAGGCCAATGCCAGCCAGGCCCAGGTTGAAGCGGCGCGGGCAGAACTGCAACTGGCCAGCAAAGACTTCGAGCGCCAAAAGCAGCTGTTTGCCCGGCAATACATCAGCCAGGCGCAACTCGACAGGGCAGAGGCCCAGTTCAAATCTTCCAGCGCTGCTGCCCATGCGCAAATTGCAGGGGCTGGCGCGGTACAGACGCAGGCGGGCTTCTATGCATTGACTGCCCCTTATGCTGGACGCATAGCTGATGTCTATGTCAGTCAGGGAGATATGGTCACACCGGGCAAAGCCCTGATGACAGTGTTTGACCCAGCCGCGTTGCGTGTGACGGCAAGCTTGCCGGAGGCAAGCATCGCTCGGCTGCTACAGGGCCAAACGGTCACGATAGAGATACCTGCTTTGCCAGCTGCGCAACGCATAGTCAGGCTTGATAAATTCACTGTCTTGCCAGTGACTGACGCCAGCACCCATACCGTGCAATTGCGCTTTGAGCTTCCCGCGATCAATAATATGAATGGGCTTGCACCCGGCATGTTTGCGCGTTTGCAATTGCCTGTTCATACACAGGACAAGGGCGATGCTGCCCGCCTGTATGTACCAGCCAGTGCCATCATCCGGCGGGCAGAATTGTGGGCTGTTTATGTCGTCGGTCCGCAGGGCAAGCCCCTGCTCAGGCAAATCAAGCCCGGCCCGCTTATGGGTAATGAGCAGGAGGTGCTCACAGGTGTCACAGCGGGTGAAAAAGTACTGCTCCACCCTTTGACGACAATGGCGGCACGCTGA